A single genomic interval of Alistipes provencensis harbors:
- a CDS encoding rhamnogalacturonan acetylesterase yields the protein MKKTLKFVSMLMLASVTTLALTAGGKKAPVFYMAGDSTMADGKDAIKSPARGWGQMFHECFDGIRVENWASPGQSSKSFRQPRKDRWAPIMQNLQPGDFVFIQFGHNDPKPDSVRHTTPEIFAANLERFIHETQEKGGIPILLTPIERRVFDRDGVTLRHTHTGYIEKYAEVSQKTGVPVIDLNTLTRKMILSCPPEESKKFFMWVEPGTWEMFPKGNRDNTHLNILGARVVAAMAAREFIKLHPEMTSRLKDLEKMGSEDPAFSKVAEIVTQIYAE from the coding sequence ATGAAAAAAACACTGAAATTCGTATCGATGCTGATGCTGGCCAGCGTCACAACGTTGGCACTAACCGCCGGCGGTAAAAAGGCACCTGTATTCTACATGGCCGGGGACTCCACAATGGCCGACGGCAAAGATGCCATCAAAAGCCCCGCCCGGGGATGGGGACAGATGTTCCACGAATGCTTCGACGGCATCCGGGTCGAGAACTGGGCCAGCCCGGGGCAAAGTTCCAAAAGCTTCCGCCAGCCGCGCAAGGACCGCTGGGCCCCTATCATGCAGAACCTACAGCCTGGAGACTTCGTGTTCATCCAGTTTGGGCACAATGATCCCAAGCCCGATTCCGTACGCCACACCACGCCGGAAATATTCGCTGCCAACCTCGAACGGTTCATCCATGAAACCCAAGAAAAAGGGGGTATTCCCATCTTGCTGACCCCGATTGAACGCAGGGTATTCGACCGGGACGGCGTCACACTGCGCCATACCCATACGGGATACATTGAAAAATATGCCGAAGTAAGCCAAAAAACAGGAGTCCCCGTCATCGATCTGAACACTCTGACACGCAAGATGATCCTCTCTTGCCCGCCCGAAGAGAGCAAGAAATTCTTCATGTGGGTAGAACCGGGGACATGGGAGATGTTCCCCAAAGGTAACCGCGACAACACCCACCTGAATATCTTGGGGGCACGCGTTGTGGCGGCCATGGCTGCCCGGGAATTTATCAAACTTCATCCCGAAATGACTTCGCGACTTAAAGACCTCGAAAAAATGGGATCCGAAGACCCGGCTTTCTCGAAAGTAGCCGAAATCGTCACCCAAATCTACGCCGAATAG